A stretch of the Danio rerio strain Tuebingen ecotype United States chromosome 18, GRCz12tu, whole genome shotgun sequence genome encodes the following:
- the ctxn2 gene encoding cortexin-2, which produces MCSVHYNHSLAAMSGSDIMAYSLSLEQKTAFAFVGMLLVFLGLLIVRCFRILLDPYSSMPSSSWGDGLEGLEKGTFEYALT; this is translated from the coding sequence ATGTGTAGTGTTCACTATAACCACAGCCTGGCGGCCATGAGCGGCAGTGACATCATGGCTTATTCCCTGAGCCTGGAGCAGAAGACGGCGTTTGCGTTTGTGGGGATGCTGCTGGTGTTTCTGGGTCTGTTGATCGTCAGGTGTTTTAGGATCCTGCTGGACCCTTACAGCAGCATGCCTTCATCCAGCTGGGGTGACGGACTGGAGGGTTTGGAGAAAGGGACGTTTGAATATGCACTTACCTGA